Proteins from a single region of archaeon BMS3Bbin15:
- a CDS encoding nucleotidyltransferase domain protein has product MKKVLIPEQNKLVEFLSKQGHVKLAYLFGSVARGEEGKLSDVDVAVLLDDSLDKKERFDLQLELISGITEILKTDGVDLVIINDAPLSLNYEIIKANYPIFVRDEAEKIDFEHGVLSRYLDRRYYEKRAAARFLEKVAEKGI; this is encoded by the coding sequence ATGAAAAAGGTATTAATCCCTGAGCAGAATAAGCTTGTGGAGTTTCTAAGTAAGCAGGGGCATGTCAAGCTTGCATATCTTTTCGGATCTGTAGCCAGAGGAGAGGAAGGGAAACTTAGCGATGTTGATGTAGCCGTTTTACTCGATGACTCACTGGATAAAAAAGAGAGATTTGACCTGCAATTAGAGTTAATAAGCGGTATAACTGAAATCTTAAAAACAGATGGGGTGGATCTGGTAATTATAAACGATGCGCCTCTCTCACTCAATTACGAGATTATCAAGGCAAACTACCCCATATTTGTCAGAGATGAGGCAGAGAAGATAGATTTTGAGCATGGAGTGTTATCCAGGTATCTTGACAGGAGATATTATGAAAAAAGGGCGGCAGCCCGGTTCCTTGAAAAGGTTGCCGAGAAAGGAATTTAG